CAATGGCAATTAGCATTTACACTTTACATCGTGACTGCAAACTGAACTTCAAATTAAACAAAGAAAACCAATGAAAACTAGTTACGATTTATTTGACGTCATTATGTTTGCAAAAATCGACCTATAATCACTCCAGAAAATAAGCGGCATCAAGTTTTGTTTCATAAAATCGGGACACAAGCCGCATACGGtacctaaaaataaaaaaagttgtattggtaaaataaaataaccagaAAGAAACTCAATTGTACAACAGAACGTACCTTCATTGGTTGGGCGAGGAAACCGGTGGGCTGAGAGAGGTCATTGCTCGGGAGGAAGCCTGGAACATTCCTTGCAAACTCCTCATACACGGCCAGTTGTTTTGGGTCCACTCCTCCCACCTACATACAAATACAGTTAGCCAGGCCATCACAAGCACCACCGAGTAAATCCTCTTCGAATGCAAGCGTTAACAGCAGTAAAGCCTATATGCCTTGACCCACCTTGAGTCTGATCTGCTCAGGCATGCGCTCAGCCTGGTAGGTCAGCACGACGGGGTCACAGTAACGACGGCCTTCCTGGCGTGCATGCTTCCTCAGCTCAAACTCCTGGAAGAAAAGTCCACATCCAAACGAGTCAGACCCGCCCAATGGTTTCTCTCTCCGAGGAAAACGATGGAAAAGAGTCAAGGATGGAActaaatataaaacatttgtTCATGCTGAAACCATGCACATTATTTAGACGAACCAAACTACACAACCATCCTTGGCCCAAACAAAAGTCTTACGGTGGCCAATCTCTTGTCCATCTCAGGTCCAGCCTTCTCTACTGCCGTCTTCTGGATGAAGCAGCAGGCCAGTTCACAGTTATCCTGGGCAATCCTGGCTGCAgcctcctccatcatctcccTCTGCTGAGGGGTGGGAGCCTGCCGGGACAACGATTGGAGCAGCTTTAGGGGCAAGTGGAGACCTCTTCAATGCCAAACGACTGTGCCGTTCACGCCCCGTCAGGTACCAGCGTATCAGAGAGGCTCACGGTCCGACCTACCCTCAGCGCCGCGGCGAAGCTGTTCTTGAGGTTGGTGGCGATGCTCATGAGGAGGGGCTCCCGGCACGTGATCATCGCCATGCCGGCGGTCAGGTTCCTCATCATGTGGTGCGCCGCTACACGCATGCGAGACTCCTCCGAGTCCAGGGCAAAGTCCTTCCTCACAATCTGCTCACAGGTTGTCATGGCAATTTTGATGGAGCGGTCGACCACAGGGTGCACCAGCTCCTGGACGGCCCGCTCGACTGACTGCCGCACACACTGCTTCAGCTGAGGGTGGGCCTGCAGCAGGGGGATCTAGCATGGGACGGAACACGTTCAGGTTAAAACCATCAACGGGCAGAACTAGAAACTGGAATGAGGTTTAGCAATGGGAGGGGCAGCATAGGCCACTTAAACCATCAATTGTAGTGCAaaagaccaggactctggcagTACATGTCCAACATTTTACTTCCCCAAAATATGTCACACTGTAACTGAGGAGCATTTTAAGAACGCTGATGACAGTAACTTCCATCTGGCCGATGCCACTAGATGGAGGCTGAGCCAGATGGGGGCCTCGTACGTacgttgatgttgatgttgatgtgcGGGGCCAGGCCGGCCAGAGCGTAGACATTGATGTCATGATAACTGAACTGTGGGGTGGGGGGCCCAGTCGTTGTGCAGGCGGTGGTAGTGGCAGCAGGGGTAGAAGGTGCAACTGCAAATGGAAGAAAGTCTCCTGTTGGTTACAAAACGCTATTTTGATTAAAATCATGGAAGGGGAAGAAGCACCGCCAGGCTGGATACAACGCAAATCAAGCAGAAATTATTCACGCACAAACCTCGTCAAAAGGCTCAAAGTACAAACGTATATGCAGATACAAACATAAAACCATCCGACGCAACGTTCAGACTTGAGGAGCAGACACTGAAAAAAGATAGCAGAAATGTTTAAAGAAACGATTGAGAGCATTGAGCCGTGAACCCACCTGTGGTGACAATAGGGAGCATCTCCTCTGGAGGCTTGGCCTCTTTCTTTGGTGCAGACAGCTGCTCCTCCAGGCTCTTCAGCTTCTCTTTGTCCTTCAGCAGCGTACCCGGCTTGAGGTCGTTAATGTCCAGAGACAAGTTCTTACAAAGAACTTCAATCTCAAACTTAAGGTTAAGCTGCAAAGAGAAACAATTGGAAACATTGGCTCGATGAAACACAACCGTAACAGGTCACTTTAAAAGCCAGTTGGCTAGAATGCCAGTTTTCCTTGTTCACAAACAACCCTATTAGCCTTTAACTTTATCCCAACGACTCAGCTGACAGAGTCTGAACAATCTTACAAGTCTGTCTTCTGTCAAACCCTTGTGCTTTAACTTGGTGGTGGTGCAGATTGGTCAACCACCTCACCTTGAGGTCATGCTCCTGGTGCAGCTCTGCTAGAACATTCATGATGGCCATGGTCCAGGGGTTCTGTGGTCTGAACAcctacaaatgcacacacatgtcatTTCAACCCAATCAATTTGAGGCTTTTCATTTTTCCTCAGTATATGTGCGGCAATAAAGTGTAATGATGAATACACCGTCATTAAATACCCTTTTCTAGGCAACCATAGGGCATTAAAGAGCTGATCAGCCCCCACattctaaaaaaaatatttttactgCAGAAGCAGTGAGACAAAATCCTATTCCACTTACCACACTGCGTAAACTGGATTCCAGTACTTTGGCCACAAAGGGAACAACGTACAGGAGTTCTTGCTGACCCTTCACATAGGCTTCCAGCAAGAGAGACTTCACTTCCAGGTCCTAAGAATGAAACAGATTGGCAAAGGGATTGATTTAATGGCACCAAGGTCACAAGAATGTCCACTGACTAACAAATGCAAATTAAGTTACTGACCGTGTAAAGAATAGGCTTATTCTTGGCTAGGGTGATCATGCCCAGCCAGTGGCCCAAGTTCTTCAATAGGGAGCGATCAGAGAAATTGGCTGCAGCCTTGTCCGAGGTCAAGAGCACCTATGATACAAAATACGTAACAGGGAGTTTAGATAAGGCACCTGGGAAACATTTATGACAATGTGTATTCAACCAAAAATGGCCATAACATCTGGTTTAATTCACACCAATGGCAAATGTGTGAGGGAGGGGCAAGGTTATTAATTGGAGACTGAAAGGTCAAGGAATCAAAATCTGCTTAGCACCAACACAATTTTTTAAAAGCTATTCATGTACCCTGATATTTCTGTAGGTTTCACTGAGGACCATCTTCCCAAAGTCTGGGTTCTTCAGCGTGTCCAAGAAGTTGGAGTACAGGCTGTGGAAGTTTGGCTCTATACTGACACGCTTCATCACTAGGTACTGAGACACCCAGGGCATGAACTCCTCCTTCACAGTTtccttcagctcctccacctggccAGAGAGAAACGGAAGTCAGATTCAGCCCAGGTTCACAGAGTTACATTGGGCGAGGCCACGTGGCCGAAGACTTCTACTATACCTTCTGTGTCATGTTCGACTGAGACAGGTTGTTGAAGATGAAGGCGATCTTTTCCTGGACGTTCTCCGGCGGCTCTACAATCCTCTCTGTCTGGTCGGTGGCTACCAACAGTGTGTCTATGTTGGTTGTGTTTATTGAGGGCTGTAGACAATTATAAGTTAAAAGTTATAAGTTAAATTAATTACCTTTGTAATAAGATTAAACCATATTTCGGAAAGATCTGTGTACATTTTGTGTGTTCAGGCATCAGAACATAATGCGGATGAACTGCAGAAAGGCAACTACCATAAAAGAGGGATAAAAACCGGAATCTGAAGTCGTCTAACCAAAACATGATAAAGCATCGTGGCCCAAATTTTCTCTTTTTCGCACTAGCCTGCCCACAATGCTGTCGGCCTTTTGTGTGGTTCACGTATAGGACCGTGTTTCCACACGACCCAATGCATAATCCCAACAAGGGTTATTAATGCAATTTAGATGTGTAAGAATCCAATGTATGTATCCAAACGATACTGTATCCATACTTCTGCTGCAGATATTTTGAGAGGCGCCCTTTGGCCAGCCGCTTCTAAATTAATGGAATTTCTCAATATTTGTAGTATGTGATTAGAATAGTTTTCTACATACAGAGGGAGATAGGTAAAATATAAACTGTGGGAAACAGAAATGATACATGGCAACAGTCAAAGCTTATTGCAACATAGGCTTGAAGGATAAGTAACAGTTAAAAGTCCACATCTACTTCGACAGGGCTGTCGAATCCAATTCCCTCACTATACTGCATTACAATTGCAGAGGGGTGGTTCAGCTGAACACGAAATAGTACTTGCAGTTGtttatgtgtatttttgttAAATATGATATAGAAGTaggtaaaataaatcaaacacacCATTATAGTACTTACGGGCACATCCTTCTTGAAGCCACTGGGTGTAGGTCTTGCGATTGTAGTGGTTTTGGCCACAGTAgttgtggcggtggtggtggtgaccagGGTGCTAGCCTGACCAGGCTGCGGGGCTTTGGGCACACCAGGCTGCTGGGACTGAGCTTGGACCTGGGCCAGGGCTAGGCTGCCCGGGGTAGTGATGGAGCCTTGCAACTTCACCGGAGGGTCCCGTGACTGCTGGCCATACTCGATATACTGTACACACAGGATATGGAAAGTGCAGAGCGGGAGACTTATTTATTTTGGAGTTGCATTCTTTGGCCCAAACCAAGTCTGGGACAAAGTAAGAAAATCATTAAAATTCAAAACATGGAAAGGGGAAGATTAGGGAAACCTGTTTACCTCTTGTAAATGATGGGGAAATTGCAAGAAGTGGCCAATTGAGGCCAAGTGTTGACAATACTGAGGATAATCCTTCAATCTAGATTTGAGATGAAGGAAAATGTTAACCTTCTGATACAAAGTTGAATGATGATAAATGTTTAACAGGGAAAATGTTTGCATACCTGTTTTTGAACCTGTCTAGAGCAGCAATTCCGAAGTAGTACATTTTTGATCCAAAGGGTTTCCGCAATGCTTCAAGAACATAACGCAGGGCCAGTCCTAGAGCCATGTAGGTGACCAGGCCCTTCTCAATGATGCCTCCAAACAGGCAGGCGGTGATGTGGAGCTCCTTGTCTGGGTACTGGGGGAAGAACCGATACTCCTCGAATAGATTGCGCAGCATGCAATTGAACACTTCTCTCTCCCGCTTTATGGTGGAGTCCTTGAACCTCTGCAGCATCTCCAAAACCTAGAAGGCGCAGGAGGAGGATTATAGTTAACCAAAACTTACTGGAGAACAATGCTGCAGGCCTATACATTTTCACTacaattaaaaaagaaattATAGTAAGTAACTCAATAGCTTTTGACAACTAATAATGTCAGCGACAACTGATGGGACAATGTGCTAAAACAGGACATCGCACAGCCCTACAATGTACAAAGTTCAGACTCCTCTAGTGACTAAAGCTGCATACCTCATCTACAGACATGGTGGGGTGTGGTGGGTGGTTATAGATGCGCTGGAAGTAGCTGTTGGCTTCATCATCGATCTCCTTACTAAAGTGCTGGTTAGCCTCTGGCCACACCTGAGAGAGGTCCGCTATAAGAGAAGAAAGGAATTAATTAAATCCACATTATTGTTGGGTTCTCCTGAACAAGTTACAAATTGAAATAGCATGACTATAACATCCATGCTCAACATGGGTCCCAAACAACTCAAGGTATCAGAAGGAACCAATTAGTTTACGTAGAACCCTTGGTTGATGCCAAACGCACATTAAAGTGGAACCAATAGACTTGTATTGGAATTCTGATAGCACTTATTCAATGACATTCCTCATGAAGAGCTCGGATTACCACACCATAAACAGTCACTAGtatgaatgcatgaatgaaGTGGTGAGGAAATGCAGTATTAGGCACGTCTTCTTACTCTGCTGAAAGGTTGGTGGGTTGAGTCCCGGTGTGCTCATCTTCCTTGTGCCGAATGGGTCACTAGTTACTGCAGGCATTCCAAGACCAGAACCAATGCTTGAGCCAATGCCTGATCCAAGAGGACCTAAAAGTAGGACATATATAAAGGGAAGACAAGATCTCAAACAAACCAATAGGTGAGGGATACAACATGAGGATGATCATTTCTGAATTGTGTTTTTGGGCAACAAAGTCGTGAAAATCTTCAGTACCCGAGTCCATGCCAGGAAGCTGGGAAGACAGGCTGCCGATGCCCCCAAAGGGTGTGCTGGGGTTGGGATTGGTCAGCGGTGGGAATGCTTTGGCTGGGGACTGTGGGTTACTGAAAGCAGAGCTCAGTGAAGACGGAAAGCCCTGCATGTTTTGGGTGTGTGAGGTGGTGGAACCACCGAGATTCAGGGAACCCATGGCGGACAAAGGGTCAATCTGTGGAAAGATCAAGAAAAACAGCAATGAAGGGAGAAACATTAGAAGACACTGAGACGCTAATGATACCAACTATTCACTaacgttaaaaaaataaaaaagtcaaATGATCAGTAACAAGCTGCAGCCACTATACACTTGAGGCTAGCTCCTCACTGGacaacataaaaaaatgaaatgcataatGAGCATTCAAAGTTTGTCAGGACATAATATCCAAGACTGTCGCTTGAGTAAAGTCAATCCGAAGAAAATGCTAGACTTAATAAAAAACGTATCAAGAATTATAATGTTGCTAGCACTATACTCGTCTACCTCCAGACGTCTTTACCCAGAAGAATACGCACTAATCCATTAAAAAGGTTTGCCTTGCAAGTCTGGACAATCAACCGTTTAAAAGTGTCAAttaaacattacattacattgttAAAAGTCCATTCGCTCTTACACCTTAATCTTCAAAGAAATACTCCCATTTGGGATGATAATGATACAGCAATTTTCATTTTGCAAGAAAGAGTTGCATAAAAGATTAAGCACCGGTCAGGTTTCAATTGAACTTAACCACTATACGAATAAGACGATGAATCTTCATGACTCAATGAGAACTGCCCCATTAACTGGATAATGGAATAGCCCAAAAGGTCCAACTGAAATCTACAAACAACATTAAAAGGGTCTTATTGGGGAGGGATGGTCAGCGAGTGTGATACCTGTACTGGAGAGATGGCATCCAGGCTGCTGGTGCTGGGTGCGCGGCCTTTGGGCATCACTCCTGGTGGCGGCTGGCGGGCTTTGTTCATCACGTTGCTGCAGTTCGCCACCATGGTGAGGATAGTCTCAGACAGTTCCTGGGACACACTCCTTCAGGAGGAAAATATATAACCGGGACAATGTTTAAAACATCTCTGCTGTGATAGCACTCCAGGCACTAAGACACAGGTAAGACAGTCTAGCTGATTTGGGTTTACTACCATTTAAACAAAGTGGAGCCACCTGATAACATAACAAATAAACATTCATTGATGGCAAGACTTATCTTACCCAGCACAGGACTGTAGGCAGGCCAGCATGGTGGCCAACGTCTCCGGGGGCAGCTGGGCGCTCTTGGGCTGGTCCTTGTCTGGAGCCAGACCTCCCATGATTGATGGGCAGCGCCTCTTCAGGAACGTCACACACGCCAGAATGAAAGGCTCCTGACCAAagaaggaataaaataaataaacattggaCAAAGTTAGGCTATCACAGGTCCTTGTAACCAGTATTccatgcacaaaaaaaaagatcagaattggtacatttatttatttgacttacCCCGTGCTCTCGTATTTTATCCGTCAGCCATTTGTCTAGTTTGAGGTATTCACGGCGAGAGGCAAGTGCAGCAAGATCAATAACAAAGGCAAACGGAGTAGCATTCAGCAGCATCGACAGAGACTGCGGGAGGAAAAAGATCATTATTGAAAACATATCATCCACCAATCGGTCTTACACTTAGTTGGACCTCTAGTAAGATCATGTCCATGATCATATAAGACAGTTGGGAGGCCTAGGTAAAAACTGTCCGAAtaagacaggtagacagaaaaGATTAATCTCTTCGGTAGTTAATGATAATTTGGTCCATTTGAATGTACCTTCAAATCCTGGGCCACATCCAGAATACGAGAGAGCTTGGCCTGGTCGTAATGTTCGCCCCTCATGTACCACTCGGCCATCGAGTGCATGATTAGCTGGCGGATAGATGGAGACTGTccctaaaataaatacatatattcatGTTAAATATTATGCAGATGAGGGTGGCAAAGTTGATCTCTTCATGTTCTGATtcaatcaaagaaaaaaaaaacatgaataagcACTCATTCTGGAAATGAGAAGATATTAGACATCGGAATCGGAATTTTAAAAATGGATGCAACCGAGTTCAATTGAACTTACCTGTCCATGCCAGGCATAGTGCAAGATAATGGCTGAGTTAGGGTGGTTGCCCAGGAAGATAGGCATGAGGGTGGAAATTAGCTCATGGCGAAGTGTGTGCCAGGAAGTGGAAATCTGCAGCAATGCCAGAACCAACATGTCTGGGCAGTGCTTGATGGGGAAGCTGAACAGCTGCTTCACCGGCTCATACTGGCCAACCTCTGACAGTCTGAGAAGGCTCTCTACCAGGTCCAGGCTTTTCCTGTAAACCGAATGGGCAGAGAGAGTATAGGATAATTAGACATTTAAATTAAAAGGAGTTTTGGCCAACTACATTATTATAGAGTTAAATCCAATCAAATTAATAAACTAGATAATCACATTTCTATTGTGTCAAGAGCAGCCAATTAAATCCATACCAGGTTGCAATCTCCTTATTGTCATCTTCAGGTGGCGCCTTGAGGATGTCAATGGCTACTGTGTGACATGGGTAGTCTGCGAAGCAAAACACCTCCGGACTCATCAGGGAATGCTGGATGAACGAAAGCTgttgaagaaagaaaatacaacaaATCACAACCGGTAATGGCTTCCAAAAACAATCTACACGTCTAGTAATCATTCTACATGTTAAATACAGAATGAAAGTGCAGAATTTCAAGTCATAATAAAGCAAGGCTTAAATGTGTGCACATTTGTTTAAAGGTCTTGATAAGGTACCTGTCCCTCGGCATGTTTCCATGGTCTATAGATGAGATCAACAGGGAACAGCTCCATCGCCAGGCCCCTTACAATGCCACAGACCACAATTTTCAGGCCTTTACTGTCCCGGATCATGAAGCCATGGTGGTCCAATTCATACGTCACCTCCTTGAAGTTTAGATTGGGGTTCTAAAGCAAAGAGGAAAAAATAAGTTACATACTAAGAAACTTTAAGACCCACCGGCACTTGACCGAACAAGAAATATAGCAAAGCTGGATGGATTTTACGATAATGAAGAAGATGAATGACTTGCCACTTCTTTGACCACATCAATGAAAACATCCACgttccaggtgtgtgtctgtgagccaTCACTTTTGTCCTTTCCATCACTCCAGATGCTGCTTCCTGGAGTCGAGATGGACTGGAGGAGACAAACTAAATGTTAAGACAGAGTGAAGCATTTCTAATCCAACTCAGTTTTTCCCACATCGCATGTCGAcgctagggttgccgcggtgtggacattttcacacgagtaatacgctcgtgtcaacaccggtataaCCGGTATTaaatttgaaactataggtcaaccgccatcttctccgtcaactctcctttcacactcggtgacagcggctggcagcgcgccaatactcggcgtcttataacgttctatatatatatatatacacacacaatagtataatataattttatatatcataatatcacggccaaaagctctgtgagcctccggatggccgtagcgcggggagctcacgtagggattgggctttacgggtttgtttaccggcgttgctatggttaccagtcttgtaaggaagcacgtcaattctcggcgcgacaattctcccgcacagagcagaactgttctacacattttaaatttcttaattattattatattattcatttttactgaatttgttttttattactgaaaaaaacaaacaaaaaaatgtaataccgtataccgcggcaaccctagtcgACGCTAGCTTTATCCCCAAGCATTCTTGTTTACCTGTAGTGGAATGCCATCAGCCAGGCCAGAGTGAGTCCGAGCCATCATGCCCAGGACCCTGGCTACCTGGCTGGCCGTCACCTCCCTCACCCCATACTGGAGGATTATGTTCCTGCACTCGTCCATACTGGAGAGGATGAAAGGGACATGATTAGAGTGGATGATTATGTTCCAGAGCTACTTCCCAGGTGCAAACTAAAACTTGGTCAGAAACAGATTTCTTGTCTTAGTTGAGAACTAATGTGAATTTAAGAGCAATGAAAAATCTAGACTGCTTAAGGTGTAAGCATAAATCTATGCGATCTTAGTGCTGTAatgaaatcttttttttttttattaccatAGAAATTGTCTGATCCCCGCATTCAAAAATA
This genomic stretch from Gadus chalcogrammus isolate NIFS_2021 chromosome 9, NIFS_Gcha_1.0, whole genome shotgun sequence harbors:
- the cnot1 gene encoding CCR4-NOT transcription complex subunit 1 isoform X6, translating into MNLDSLSLALSQISYLVDNLTKKNYRASQQEIQHIVNCHGPEADRHLLRCLFSHVDFSGDGKSSGKDFHQTQFLIQECVSLISKPNFISSLCYAIDNPLHYQKSLKPSAHLFTQLSKVLKLSKVQEVIFGLALLISSNTDLRGFAAVFVKQKLPDLLRSYVDADLGGNQEGGFQDIAIEVLHLLLSHLLFGQKGASGVGQEQIEAFLNTLCRDFPQERCPVVLAPLLYPEKRDILMDRILPDSGELLKTMMESSLADFMQEVGYGFCASMDECRNIILQYGVREVTASQVARVLGMMARTHSGLADGIPLQSISTPGSSIWSDGKDKSDGSQTHTWNVDVFIDVVKEVNPNLNFKEVTYELDHHGFMIRDSKGLKIVVCGIVRGLAMELFPVDLIYRPWKHAEGQLSFIQHSLMSPEVFCFADYPCHTVAIDILKAPPEDDNKEIATWKSLDLVESLLRLSEVGQYEPVKQLFSFPIKHCPDMLVLALLQISTSWHTLRHELISTLMPIFLGNHPNSAIILHYAWHGQGQSPSIRQLIMHSMAEWYMRGEHYDQAKLSRILDVAQDLKSLSMLLNATPFAFVIDLAALASRREYLKLDKWLTDKIREHGEPFILACVTFLKRRCPSIMGGLAPDKDQPKSAQLPPETLATMLACLQSCAGSVSQELSETILTMVANCSNVMNKARQPPPGVMPKGRAPSTSSLDAISPVQIDPLSAMGSLNLGGSTTSHTQNMQGFPSSLSSAFSNPQSPAKAFPPLTNPNPSTPFGGIGSLSSQLPGMDSGPLGSGIGSSIGSGLGMPAVTSDPFGTRKMSTPGLNPPTFQQTDLSQVWPEANQHFSKEIDDEANSYFQRIYNHPPHPTMSVDEVLEMLQRFKDSTIKREREVFNCMLRNLFEEYRFFPQYPDKELHITACLFGGIIEKGLVTYMALGLALRYVLEALRKPFGSKMYYFGIAALDRFKNRLKDYPQYCQHLASIGHFLQFPHHLQEYIEYGQQSRDPPVKLQGSITTPGSLALAQVQAQSQQPGVPKAPQPGQASTLVTTTTATTTVAKTTTIARPTPSGFKKDVPPSINTTNIDTLLVATDQTERIVEPPENVQEKIAFIFNNLSQSNMTQKVEELKETVKEEFMPWVSQYLVMKRVSIEPNFHSLYSNFLDTLKNPDFGKMVLSETYRNIRVLLTSDKAAANFSDRSLLKNLGHWLGMITLAKNKPILYTDLEVKSLLLEAYVKGQQELLYVVPFVAKVLESSLRSVVFRPQNPWTMAIMNVLAELHQEHDLKLNLKFEIEVLCKNLSLDINDLKPGTLLKDKEKLKSLEEQLSAPKKEAKPPEEMLPIVTTGDFLPFAVAPSTPAATTTACTTTGPPTPQFSYHDINVYALAGLAPHINININIPLLQAHPQLKQCVRQSVERAVQELVHPVVDRSIKIAMTTCEQIVRKDFALDSEESRMRVAAHHMMRNLTAGMAMITCREPLLMSIATNLKNSFAAALRAPTPQQREMMEEAAARIAQDNCELACCFIQKTAVEKAGPEMDKRLATEFELRKHARQEGRRYCDPVVLTYQAERMPEQIRLKVGGVDPKQLAVYEEFARNVPGFLPSNDLSQPTGFLAQPMKQQAWATDDVAQIYDKCMADLEQHLHAIPPALALNPQTQALRSLLEAVALARNSRDGIAALGLLQKAVEGLLDATSGADADLLLRYRECHLLVLKALQDGRAYGPQWCNKQITRCLIECRDEYKYNVEAVELLIRNHLVNMQQYDLHLAQSMENGLHYMAVAFAMQLVKLLLVDERSVGHITEADLFHTIETLMRTSAHSRANAPEGLPQLMDVVRSNYEAMIDRAHGGPNFMMHSGISQASEYDDPPGLREKAEYLLREWVNLYHSAAAGRDSTKAFSAFVGQMHQQGILKTDDLITRFFRLCTEMCVEISYRAQAEQQHNPAASAAIIRAKCYHNLDAFVRLIALLVKHSGEATNTVTKINLLNKVLGIVVGVLIQDHDVRQTEFQQLPYHRIFIMLLLELNAPEHVLETINFQTLTAFCNTFHILRPTKAPGFVYAWLELISHRIFIARMLAHTPQQKGWPMYAQLLIDLFKYLAPFLRNVELNKPMQILYKGTLRVLLVLLHDFPEFLCDYHYGFCDVIPPNCIQLRNLILSAFPRNMRLPDPFTPNLKVDMLSEINIAPRILTNFTGVMPSQFKKDLDSYLKTRSPVTFLSELRSNLQVSNEPGNRYNIQLINALVLYVGTQAIAHIHNKGSTPSMSTITHSAHMDIFQNLAVDLDTEGRYLFLNAIANQLRYPNSHTHYFSCTMLYLFAEANTEAIQEQITRVLLERLIVNRPHPWGLLITFIELIKNPAFKFWSHDFVHCAPEIEKLFQSVAQCCMGQKQAQQVMEGTGAS
- the cnot1 gene encoding CCR4-NOT transcription complex subunit 1 isoform X4 yields the protein MNLDSLSLALSQISYLVDNLTKKNYRASQQEIQHIVNCHGPEADRHLLRCLFSHVDFSGDGKSSGKDFHQTQFLIQECVSLISKPNFISSLCYAIDNPLHYQKSLKPSAHLFTQLSKVLKLSKVQEVIFGLALLISSNTDLRGFAAVFVKQKLPDLLRSYVDADLGGNQEGGFQDIAIEVLHLLLSHLLFGQKGASGVGQEQIEAFLNTLCRDFPQERCPVVLAPLLYPEKRDILMDRILPDSGELLKTMMESSLADFMQEVGYGFCASMDECRNIILQYGVREVTASQVARVLGMMARTHSGLADGIPLQSISTPGSSIWSDGKDKSDGSQTHTWNVDVFIDVVKEVNPNLNFKEVTYELDHHGFMIRDSKGLKIVVCGIVRGLAMELFPVDLIYRPWKHAEGQLSFIQHSLMSPEVFCFADYPCHTVAIDILKAPPEDDNKEIATWKSLDLVESLLRLSEVGQYEPVKQLFSFPIKHCPDMLVLALLQISTSWHTLRHELISTLMPIFLGNHPNSAIILHYAWHGQGQSPSIRQLIMHSMAEWYMRGEHYDQAKLSRILDVAQDLKSLSMLLNATPFAFVIDLAALASRREYLKLDKWLTDKIREHGEPFILACVTFLKRRCPSIMGGLAPDKDQPKSAQLPPETLATMLACLQSCAGSVSQELSETILTMVANCSNVMNKARQPPPGVMPKGRAPSTSSLDAISPVQIDPLSAMGSLNLGGSTTSHTQNMQGFPSSLSSAFSNPQSPAKAFPPLTNPNPSTPFGGIGSLSSQLPGMDSGPLGSGIGSSIGSGLGMPAVTSDPFGTRKMSTPGLNPPTFQQTDLSQVWPEANQHFSKEIDDEANSYFQRIYNHPPHPTMSVDEVLEMLQRFKDSTIKREREVFNCMLRNLFEEYRFFPQYPDKELHITACLFGGIIEKGLVTYMALGLALRYVLEALRKPFGSKMYYFGIAALDRFKNRLKDYPQYCQHLASIGHFLQFPHHLQEYIEYGQQSRDPPVKLQGSITTPGSLALAQVQAQSQQPGVPKAPQPGQASTLVTTTTATTTVAKTTTIARPTPSGFKKDVPVSTIMPSINTTNIDTLLVATDQTERIVEPPENVQEKIAFIFNNLSQSNMTQKVEELKETVKEEFMPWVSQYLVMKRVSIEPNFHSLYSNFLDTLKNPDFGKMVLSETYRNIRVLLTSDKAAANFSDRSLLKNLGHWLGMITLAKNKPILYTDLEVKSLLLEAYVKGQQELLYVVPFVAKVLESSLRSVVFRPQNPWTMAIMNVLAELHQEHDLKLNLKFEIEVLCKNLSLDINDLKPGTLLKDKEKLKSLEEQLSAPKKEAKPPEEMLPIVTTGDFLPFAVAPSTPAATTTACTTTGPPTPQFSYHDINVYALAGLAPHINININIPLLQAHPQLKQCVRQSVERAVQELVHPVVDRSIKIAMTTCEQIVRKDFALDSEESRMRVAAHHMMRNLTAGMAMITCREPLLMSIATNLKNSFAAALRAPTPQQREMMEEAAARIAQDNCELACCFIQKTAVEKAGPEMDKRLATEFELRKHARQEGRRYCDPVVLTYQAERMPEQIRLKVGGVDPKQLAVYEEFARNVPGFLPSNDLSQPTGFLAQPMKQQAWATDDVAQIYDKCMADLEQHLHAIPPALALNPQTQALRSLLEAVALARNSRDGIAALGLLQKAVEGLLDATSGADADLLLRYRECHLLVLKALQDGRAYGPQWCNKQITRCLIECRDEYKYNVEAVELLIRNHLVNMQQYDLHLAQSMENGLHYMAVAFAMQLVKLLLVDERSVGHITEADLFHTIETLMRTSAHSRANAPEGLPQLMDVVRSNYEAMIDRAHGGPNFMMHSGISQASEYDDPPGLREKAEYLLREWVNLYHSAAAGRDSTKAFSAFVGQMHQQGILKTDDLITRFFRLCTEMCVEISYRAQAEQQHNPAASAAIIRAKCYHNLDAFVRLIALLVKHSGEATNTVTKINLLNKVLGIVVGVLIQDHDVRQTEFQQLPYHRIFIMLLLELNAPEHVLETINFQTLTAFCNTFHILRPTKAPGFVYAWLELISHRIFIARMLAHTPQQKGWPMYAQLLIDLFKYLAPFLRNVELNKPMQILYKGTLRVLLVLLHDFPEFLCDYHYGFCDVIPPNCIQLRNLILSAFPRNMRLPDPFTPNLKVDMLSEINIAPRILTNFTGVMPSQFKKDLDSYLKTRSPVTFLSELRSNLQVSNEPGNRYNIQLINALVLYVGTQAIAHIHNKGSTPSMSTITHSAHMDIFQNLAVDLDTEGRYLFLNAIANQLRYPNSHTHYFSCTMLYLFAEANTEAIQEQITRVLLERLIVNRPHPWGLLITFIELIKNPAFKFWSHDFVHCAPEIEKLFQSVAQCCMGQKQAQQVMEGTGAS